In Candidatus Chlorohelix allophototropha, one DNA window encodes the following:
- a CDS encoding LysR family transcriptional regulator, producing MLSLDLQKLQIFCEVARQRSFTRAAEALYLTQPTVSQQVQALERQIGVRLFERLAKEVYLTEAGKVLYSKAVNLLSQAQETEQAVREAAGISAGSLDLGVGVTLATYVLPELLRRFKMSYNSPSNGAVKFEIALGNTEALAQKLLKNEVDLALVGTPMEPHPLLEIHPFLEDKLIMICSPSDVWAAEGRSSVNLSEIGNRTMLVRERGSALQAFASQMLEVAHTQAENYLVMANLEAIKRSVEIGLGVAIVPALSVRRELESSRLHVMDIDGAKVGRTFVYAHHKDKELTRPARAFLEVIKAYAGYSIPAEAEA from the coding sequence ATGCTAAGTCTAGACCTTCAAAAGCTACAAATCTTTTGTGAAGTAGCCCGACAGCGCAGCTTTACCAGAGCGGCAGAAGCATTATATCTAACGCAGCCAACCGTTAGCCAGCAGGTGCAAGCTCTCGAACGCCAGATTGGGGTGCGCCTCTTTGAGCGTCTCGCCAAAGAGGTTTATTTGACTGAGGCGGGGAAGGTGCTTTATTCCAAAGCGGTCAACCTATTATCGCAGGCGCAGGAAACCGAGCAAGCGGTAAGGGAAGCCGCCGGAATTTCGGCTGGTAGCCTCGATTTAGGCGTTGGCGTAACGCTGGCAACTTATGTACTGCCAGAATTATTGCGCCGTTTCAAAATGAGTTATAACTCGCCTAGCAACGGGGCAGTTAAGTTTGAAATTGCGCTTGGCAATACCGAAGCCCTAGCCCAGAAATTGCTGAAAAATGAAGTTGATCTAGCTTTGGTGGGAACTCCGATGGAGCCTCATCCTTTGCTGGAAATCCATCCTTTCCTAGAAGATAAGTTAATTATGATTTGCAGCCCTTCTGATGTGTGGGCGGCGGAAGGGCGCTCTAGCGTTAACCTCAGCGAAATTGGGAATCGCACCATGTTAGTGCGTGAACGTGGTTCGGCATTGCAAGCCTTTGCCTCTCAAATGCTGGAAGTTGCCCATACCCAAGCGGAAAATTATTTAGTAATGGCAAACCTCGAAGCGATTAAGCGCAGTGTGGAAATCGGTTTGGGCGTGGCAATTGTTCCCGCCCTTTCGGTCAGGCGCGAACTTGAGTCGAGCAGGCTGCATGTGATGGATATTGATGGCGCAAAGGTAGGACGTACTTTTGTTTATGCCCATCATAAGGACAAGGAATTGACTCGACCCGCCCGCGCTTTCCTTGAAGTCATCAAGGCTTACGCGGGTTACTCTATTCCGGCTGAGGCTGAAGCATGA
- the rplL gene encoding 50S ribosomal protein L7/L12 — protein sequence MATVNEIVELIAQLNILEVSELVKQLEDKFGVTAAAPVQFAAAPAAAAAAPVEAAPVEVKTEFDLVLTDIGAEKIKVIKVVRDLRSDLGLKEAKELVEAAPKAVLEAVTKEAAEAGKAKLVEVGAKADVK from the coding sequence ATGGCTACCGTAAATGAAATTGTAGAGCTTATTGCTCAATTGAACATTCTTGAAGTAAGCGAACTCGTTAAGCAGTTGGAAGACAAATTCGGCGTAACCGCTGCTGCTCCTGTGCAGTTTGCTGCTGCTCCGGCTGCTGCTGCTGCCGCCCCGGTGGAAGCTGCCCCGGTCGAAGTCAAGACCGAGTTTGACCTCGTCCTCACCGACATTGGCGCTGAGAAGATCAAGGTTATTAAGGTAGTGCGCGACCTTCGCTCAGACCTCGGCTTGAAAGAAGCCAAAGAACTGGTTGAAGCCGCTCCTAAGGCAGTTCTCGAAGCCGTAACCAAGGAAGCCGCCGAAGCCGGTAAAGCTAAGTTGGTTGAAGTTGGCGCTAAGGCAGACGTGAAGTAA
- the coaE gene encoding dephospho-CoA kinase (Dephospho-CoA kinase (CoaE) performs the final step in coenzyme A biosynthesis.), with amino-acid sequence MMVSDLKQGRTDLYLIGITGNIACGKSAVLEMLRRCGTHNVDADTAVHRIMVPGGSAYAPIVAHFGKAILQEDSPNPAPIDRRKLGAIVFANPQALRELEQITHPLVRIEILRQIAEATSHIIVIDAIKLLESGLADGCDTLWAVTCAPEIQLERLMRRNNFSEEEARLRINAQPPQSEKIARAAIVIDNSGTLEETERQVAEAWRKIPLTFRGG; translated from the coding sequence ATGATGGTTTCTGACCTCAAGCAGGGCAGAACTGACCTTTATTTAATCGGGATTACCGGAAACATCGCATGTGGTAAAAGTGCGGTGCTGGAAATGTTACGGCGGTGCGGCACTCATAATGTAGATGCCGATACCGCCGTTCATCGCATTATGGTTCCGGGTGGTAGCGCCTATGCGCCTATCGTGGCACATTTTGGCAAAGCGATACTTCAGGAAGACTCGCCCAATCCCGCCCCTATAGACCGCCGTAAGCTCGGCGCAATTGTTTTTGCAAATCCTCAAGCGTTGCGCGAGTTGGAACAGATTACCCATCCATTGGTTAGGATAGAAATTCTGCGACAGATTGCCGAAGCTACTTCCCATATTATTGTAATAGACGCTATAAAATTGCTGGAAAGCGGTTTGGCAGACGGTTGCGATACCCTTTGGGCGGTAACTTGCGCCCCTGAAATTCAGCTTGAACGCTTGATGCGCCGCAATAACTTTTCTGAAGAAGAAGCGCGCTTGCGGATAAACGCCCAACCGCCCCAATCGGAAAAGATTGCCCGCGCGGCGATAGTAATTGATAATAGCGGTACTCTGGAAGAAACCGAACGGCAGGTTGCGGAAGCCTGGCGCAAAATACCCCTTACTTTTCGAGGAGGCTAA
- a CDS encoding IS4 family transposase codes for MPSIDEIVGALQKIFGERAKALANEQGVNKRSSKITGTILALVLVTGFMSQPGASLNQLSQIAQQFGVNVTRSGLSQRLTSVTVEFLRLLFEEALQVWQQREGLWLELFEPFRGVYLIDSTHIGLANKLADSQPASGGQAGKAGMKLQITYDYLQQQVEVVTAQAALEPDQSFEDKLEKLPEGSLVLFDLGYCTLERLKRLMAAHYFVSRLPPKVHLYEQGSNQPLALGSELRRRGGTCAGTVIELRVEVGQKERLKLRVVAQVLPQEAYLQRLAQAKKVSQLKGRELSAATAERLRWNLYLTNVHESLLSGYQVGIVYHLRWQIELLFKLWKSGLGLAQSGNKKLSRVWCEIYARLIGYTLLIYLSWGVAGSEEMGEAEETNLVEALVGSSGGESNRQWQETDKAKLGRAKPLILQALIKTTRELSLTKALQTLGTEIVRLGKALLRGKDKKVKKLIKKLRKRWGRYSLKEKRADRLTSYQQISQIQLSTRELHAPDLTLICKVA; via the coding sequence ATGCCTAGTATAGACGAAATAGTTGGAGCTTTGCAAAAAATATTTGGGGAACGAGCCAAAGCACTAGCGAACGAGCAAGGAGTGAACAAACGCAGCTCGAAAATCACAGGGACAATTTTGGCACTGGTGTTGGTAACAGGCTTTATGAGCCAGCCCGGCGCCAGCCTTAACCAATTGAGCCAAATAGCCCAACAATTCGGTGTAAATGTCACCCGCTCGGGGTTGAGCCAACGCTTAACCTCAGTGACAGTGGAGTTTTTACGCTTGCTATTCGAAGAAGCGCTACAAGTGTGGCAGCAGCGAGAAGGTTTGTGGTTGGAACTGTTTGAACCTTTTAGAGGAGTGTACCTGATAGATAGCACTCATATAGGGCTAGCTAACAAACTGGCGGATAGTCAGCCTGCCAGTGGTGGACAGGCTGGCAAAGCCGGTATGAAGTTACAAATAACCTATGATTATTTGCAGCAGCAAGTGGAGGTTGTGACGGCACAAGCGGCGCTGGAACCAGATCAGAGCTTTGAAGATAAGTTGGAAAAATTACCGGAAGGCAGTTTGGTACTGTTTGATTTGGGTTATTGCACCCTGGAACGGCTAAAACGGCTGATGGCAGCTCATTATTTTGTGAGCCGCTTGCCCCCCAAGGTGCATTTGTATGAGCAGGGGAGTAACCAGCCCCTGGCTTTAGGGTCGGAATTAAGGCGCAGAGGAGGTACCTGCGCAGGAACAGTAATAGAGTTAAGAGTGGAAGTAGGGCAAAAAGAACGGTTGAAGTTACGGGTAGTGGCACAAGTGCTACCGCAAGAAGCTTATCTCCAGCGGTTGGCGCAAGCGAAAAAGGTTAGCCAACTCAAAGGGCGGGAGTTGAGTGCCGCGACAGCTGAGCGGTTACGCTGGAACTTGTATCTAACGAATGTGCACGAGAGCTTGTTAAGTGGTTATCAGGTGGGTATAGTCTATCACTTGCGCTGGCAAATCGAGTTGCTTTTTAAGCTCTGGAAAAGTGGTTTGGGACTAGCACAGAGCGGCAACAAGAAATTGAGCCGGGTATGGTGCGAAATCTATGCCCGGTTAATTGGCTACACCCTGCTGATCTATTTGAGTTGGGGAGTAGCAGGGAGTGAAGAAATGGGGGAAGCGGAAGAAACCAACTTGGTAGAAGCACTGGTGGGATCATCAGGAGGAGAAAGCAACCGTCAATGGCAAGAAACGGACAAAGCGAAGTTAGGCAGGGCGAAGCCCCTTATATTGCAGGCGCTCATAAAGACAACGCGGGAGTTGAGCCTAACGAAAGCGCTTCAGACCTTAGGTACAGAAATCGTAAGGCTGGGCAAAGCCTTGCTGAGAGGTAAAGACAAGAAAGTAAAGAAATTGATTAAAAAGCTCAGGAAAAGATGGGGCCGCTATAGTTTGAAAGAGAAAAGAGCAGATCGCCTCACTAGTTACCAACAGATTAGCCAAATTCAGTTAAGCACCCGCGAGCTACATGCTCCCGACCTTACACTAATATGCAAAGTTGCCTGA
- the rplK gene encoding 50S ribosomal protein L11: MAKKVKAIVKLQLPAGKATPAPPVGPALGQHGINLMGFVKEYNERTAQQVGQIIPVEITVFEDRSFTFITKTPPVADLLRKAAGVDKGSGKPNTEKVGKITRSKVAEIANIKMKDTNGTTIEAVVKQVEGTARSMGITVVD, from the coding sequence GTGGCTAAAAAGGTTAAAGCAATTGTAAAGTTGCAACTGCCTGCCGGTAAGGCAACTCCTGCGCCTCCGGTTGGTCCTGCGCTCGGTCAGCACGGTATCAACCTGATGGGCTTCGTTAAAGAATACAACGAACGCACCGCACAGCAGGTTGGGCAGATCATTCCGGTCGAAATTACTGTTTTTGAAGACCGCTCATTTACTTTCATCACCAAAACTCCGCCTGTCGCCGACTTGCTTCGGAAGGCTGCCGGGGTGGATAAAGGTAGCGGCAAGCCTAACACCGAAAAAGTGGGTAAAATTACTCGCTCTAAGGTTGCGGAAATAGCCAATATCAAGATGAAAGATACCAACGGCACTACTATTGAAGCTGTTGTAAAACAAGTTGAAGGCACTGCCCGCAGCATGGGCATTACCGTAGTAGACTAA
- the nusG gene encoding transcription termination/antitermination protein NusG, whose product MGRRWYVIHTYSGYENKVKRALERRIDSMDMRDKIFRVIVPTIEEAEIKNGSRHTVQRKVYPGYVLVEMVMTDESWYVVRNTQGVTSFVGSGNKPTPLGEDEMQLITKQMEAQAPKIKTSFQVGEAVKIIDGPFTDFTGMIDSIDNSKSKVTVMVSIFGRETPLTLDFLQIEKIV is encoded by the coding sequence ATGGGGCGGCGTTGGTATGTGATACATACTTATTCAGGCTATGAAAACAAGGTGAAGCGCGCGCTAGAACGCCGTATTGATTCAATGGATATGCGCGACAAAATCTTCAGGGTTATCGTGCCTACCATTGAGGAAGCCGAAATTAAAAACGGTTCTAGGCATACCGTTCAGCGCAAGGTTTATCCCGGCTATGTGTTGGTCGAAATGGTTATGACCGATGAGTCGTGGTATGTAGTGCGTAACACTCAGGGTGTAACTAGCTTCGTGGGTAGCGGCAACAAGCCAACGCCCCTCGGCGAAGATGAGATGCAGTTGATTACGAAGCAGATGGAAGCACAGGCTCCTAAAATCAAGACCAGCTTCCAAGTTGGCGAAGCAGTCAAGATTATTGACGGACCTTTCACCGACTTCACCGGTATGATTGACTCGATTGATAATTCCAAAAGCAAGGTAACCGTGATGGTTAGCATCTTCGGGCGAGAAACCCCGTTGACCCTCGATTTCTTGCAAATTGAGAAAATTGTGTAG
- the rplA gene encoding 50S ribosomal protein L1 translates to MDHGKKYTEVAKQVDSKKTYKLDEAIAILKKTSYVKFDPTIELHFRLGIDPRHADQQVRSTAVLPHGTGKQVRILVFTQGEGEILARQAGADFVGSDDLVKQIEGGWTEFDVAVATPEQMGKVGKLGKILGRRGLMPNPKSGTICQPSDLPRVIQETRRGKVEFRNEPKAGLVHVGVGKLSFSEQQIRENVMNLIEGIVRNKPTGAKGVYIRSITITSTMGPGIHLEVNPILTEVGSTN, encoded by the coding sequence ATGGATCATGGCAAGAAATACACCGAAGTTGCCAAACAGGTCGATAGCAAAAAAACTTACAAGCTGGATGAGGCAATTGCAATCCTTAAGAAAACCAGTTATGTAAAGTTTGACCCGACCATAGAACTGCATTTCCGGTTAGGCATCGACCCACGCCACGCCGATCAGCAGGTGCGTAGCACCGCCGTTCTGCCACATGGCACCGGCAAGCAAGTCCGCATCTTGGTGTTTACTCAAGGCGAAGGCGAAATCCTTGCCCGGCAAGCAGGCGCAGACTTCGTGGGTAGTGATGATTTAGTCAAGCAAATCGAAGGTGGTTGGACTGAGTTCGATGTAGCGGTTGCTACCCCGGAACAGATGGGTAAAGTCGGTAAACTCGGTAAAATACTGGGTCGCCGTGGCTTAATGCCCAACCCAAAGAGTGGTACCATTTGCCAGCCGAGCGATCTGCCGCGTGTTATTCAGGAAACCCGACGTGGTAAAGTAGAGTTCCGCAACGAGCCAAAAGCCGGTTTGGTACACGTAGGAGTCGGCAAGCTCAGCTTCAGTGAGCAGCAAATCCGCGAAAACGTGATGAACCTAATCGAAGGCATCGTGCGCAACAAACCTACCGGCGCTAAAGGTGTTTACATTAGAAGCATTACCATCACCAGCACTATGGGACCTGGCATTCACTTAGAAGTGAACCCAATCCTAACAGAGGTTGGCAGCACTAACTAA
- the rpmG gene encoding 50S ribosomal protein L33, which produces MAKKADRIIIHLACTSCKERNYTTTKNKRNDPNRLELSKFCKRERKVVLHRETK; this is translated from the coding sequence ATGGCAAAAAAAGCGGATCGGATTATAATTCATCTCGCATGCACCAGTTGCAAAGAGCGCAATTATACCACCACCAAAAATAAGCGTAACGACCCTAACCGGCTCGAGCTTAGCAAGTTTTGCAAGCGCGAGCGCAAAGTGGTACTTCATCGCGAAACTAAATAA
- the purL gene encoding phosphoribosylformylglycinamidine synthase subunit PurL — MAVTTRQNHTELVNYSPNGLVISRSRLYLLEFENEIERELAENAARKVANTLFSDPVIEEANIGPAEALLKSLNETSEAFALLTAYRPGVTDTTGESVFIGYRVLAEHETGLPPLKRVRTADLYLLKENNPAYVRQHLINELIQESVALTGDVGKFLDHQFHFEHSAKGLARIIPIREVEEAELERISRDGLLALSLAEMQAIQAFFRQEQRDPTDVELETLAQTWSEHCVHKTFKARVTYTETDHTGEVAEEHIIDGLFKEGIAAPTHQMNKKWIISAFVDNAGIISFDRHHDLSFKAETHNHPSALEPFGGANTGLGGVIRDIMAVSAKPIANTDVFCFGMPDTDPATLPTDVLPPQRVFDGVVGGVRDYGNKMGIPTVNGAILFDLGYVANPLVFCGTVGIAPHGSHPSNLQPGDLVVVVGGRTGRDGIHGATFSSIELGGEQVAAEAGSVVQIGNPIVEKKTLDLILKARDLKLYSAITDCGGGGLSSAVGEMGKETGVRVELEKIPLKYAGLEPWEIWLSEAQERMLLAIHPANLDKFMELCKLEDVEATVVGEFTNDKTLTLNYAGNTVGSLKMDFLHDGLPRRELSARWQRRAIRPRNLRAHYEHHRPYQGYENVLLKILADPNIASKEQVIRLYDHEVQGGTVVKPLVGQANDGPSDAAVIRPLPDSKRGVVISNGINPRYSLIDPYHMAACAIDEAVRNAVAVGADIKHMALLDNFCWGNPNVPERLGELTRAVMACRDYALAFSLPFISGKDSLNNEYKDPATGKRIAIPGTLLVSAIAIIEDVERAVTMDLKQPGNLIYILGRTRPELGASYYSKLHGLIDGEVPKVEAGSALRNFRALSKAIHEGLVSSCHDLSEGGLAVAAAEMAIAGGYGMRLDLLHLPYSGLRRDRTNAAILFSETPSRFLIEVEPDKKEAFEAAMHGTIFARIGVVLEDDEFSITGLSSATMLRLHIGALKAAWKEPLFAR, encoded by the coding sequence GTGGCTGTTACGACCCGTCAGAACCACACCGAACTGGTAAATTACTCCCCAAACGGGCTGGTGATTTCCCGCTCGCGCCTTTACTTGCTTGAGTTTGAAAATGAAATTGAGCGCGAATTGGCGGAAAACGCTGCCCGGAAGGTGGCAAATACTCTTTTCAGCGACCCGGTAATAGAAGAAGCCAATATCGGTCCGGCAGAAGCTTTGCTAAAAAGCTTGAACGAAACGAGCGAAGCATTTGCCTTGCTTACCGCCTATCGTCCCGGTGTCACCGATACCACCGGCGAGAGCGTTTTTATCGGCTACCGGGTGCTGGCAGAACATGAAACGGGCTTGCCGCCGCTTAAGCGTGTGCGCACTGCCGATTTATACCTACTCAAAGAAAATAACCCCGCCTATGTGCGGCAACATCTGATTAACGAATTAATTCAGGAAAGCGTAGCGCTTACGGGTGATGTCGGTAAATTTCTCGACCATCAGTTCCATTTCGAACATTCCGCAAAAGGGTTAGCGCGTATTATCCCAATTCGTGAGGTGGAAGAAGCCGAGTTGGAACGAATCTCCCGCGATGGTTTGCTGGCTTTGAGTTTGGCAGAAATGCAAGCGATACAGGCATTTTTCCGGCAAGAACAACGCGACCCTACCGATGTGGAACTGGAGACGCTGGCGCAAACTTGGAGCGAGCATTGCGTGCATAAGACCTTTAAAGCGCGCGTCACTTACACCGAAACCGACCACACCGGAGAAGTAGCTGAAGAACATATAATTGACGGTTTGTTCAAAGAGGGAATTGCTGCGCCCACCCATCAAATGAACAAGAAGTGGATTATCTCCGCTTTCGTGGATAACGCCGGAATCATCAGCTTTGATCGCCACCACGACTTGAGCTTTAAAGCTGAAACCCATAACCATCCTAGCGCGTTAGAGCCTTTTGGCGGGGCTAATACCGGGTTAGGGGGGGTAATTCGCGATATTATGGCAGTATCGGCTAAACCTATCGCTAACACCGATGTTTTTTGCTTTGGTATGCCCGATACCGATCCTGCCACCTTACCCACCGATGTCCTTCCCCCACAGCGGGTATTTGATGGAGTGGTAGGCGGCGTGCGCGATTACGGCAACAAGATGGGTATCCCCACCGTCAACGGCGCAATCCTGTTTGATCTCGGCTATGTAGCTAATCCACTGGTATTTTGCGGCACGGTAGGCATCGCCCCACATGGCAGCCATCCTAGCAACCTCCAACCGGGCGATCTGGTAGTGGTTGTGGGGGGACGCACCGGGCGCGATGGTATTCATGGAGCAACTTTCAGTTCCATTGAACTGGGTGGCGAGCAAGTCGCTGCCGAAGCGGGTAGCGTGGTGCAAATCGGCAACCCCATCGTGGAAAAGAAAACTCTCGACCTGATTCTCAAAGCGCGTGACCTTAAGCTCTATAGCGCCATCACCGACTGCGGTGGCGGCGGTTTGAGCAGCGCGGTGGGCGAGATGGGCAAAGAGACTGGTGTGCGGGTAGAGCTTGAGAAAATACCGCTAAAGTACGCCGGGCTGGAGCCATGGGAAATTTGGTTGAGCGAAGCGCAAGAACGCATGTTGCTGGCAATACACCCCGCTAACCTTGATAAATTCATGGAGTTATGTAAACTTGAGGATGTGGAAGCCACTGTAGTAGGCGAATTTACGAACGACAAGACGTTAACCTTGAACTATGCCGGGAACACTGTCGGTAGCCTAAAAATGGACTTCCTGCATGATGGCTTGCCTCGGCGCGAGCTTTCGGCACGTTGGCAAAGACGCGCCATCCGCCCACGCAATCTGCGCGCCCACTACGAACACCATCGCCCTTATCAAGGCTATGAAAATGTTTTGCTCAAAATCCTAGCCGACCCCAATATCGCCAGCAAAGAGCAGGTTATACGCCTGTACGATCACGAGGTACAGGGTGGCACAGTAGTTAAGCCCTTGGTGGGGCAAGCAAATGACGGACCAAGCGATGCCGCGGTGATTCGTCCTTTACCGGACTCAAAGCGGGGCGTTGTTATCTCAAACGGTATTAATCCGCGCTACAGTTTGATTGACCCTTACCACATGGCAGCTTGCGCCATTGATGAAGCAGTACGCAATGCTGTGGCGGTTGGCGCAGATATAAAGCATATGGCGTTGCTGGATAATTTCTGCTGGGGCAACCCAAACGTACCTGAGCGATTGGGCGAACTGACCCGCGCTGTTATGGCATGCCGCGATTACGCGCTTGCTTTTAGTCTGCCTTTTATCAGCGGTAAGGACAGCCTTAACAACGAGTACAAAGACCCGGCGACAGGCAAGCGCATTGCTATCCCCGGTACTTTGCTGGTTTCTGCCATCGCTATAATTGAGGATGTGGAGCGAGCAGTTACGATGGACTTAAAGCAGCCCGGAAACCTAATCTACATACTGGGACGAACACGCCCCGAACTCGGCGCAAGTTATTACAGCAAACTGCACGGCTTGATTGATGGCGAAGTGCCGAAAGTTGAAGCCGGGTCAGCCCTGCGCAACTTCCGCGCCCTGTCCAAAGCCATCCATGAAGGCTTGGTGAGTAGCTGTCACGACCTCTCCGAAGGTGGGTTGGCAGTTGCGGCGGCAGAAATGGCGATTGCGGGCGGTTACGGCATGCGCCTCGACCTGCTACATTTGCCCTATTCCGGGCTAAGGCGCGACCGCACCAATGCCGCAATCTTATTCAGCGAAACGCCAAGCCGTTTCCTGATAGAAGTTGAGCCTGACAAGAAAGAAGCTTTTGAAGCAGCGATGCACGGGACGATTTTCGCCCGTATTGGGGTTGTACTAGAGGACGATGAGTTCTCCATTACAGGGCTTTCCAGCGCTACTATGCTACGCTTGCATATTGGCGCATTAAAAGCAGCCTGGAAAGAACCACTCTTTGCCCGATAA
- a CDS encoding transaldolase family protein has product MALYLDSASLSDAQEAASYGFIAGITTNPTLLAKETSTPFEHLKKMTVVFPGPVFYQLIASTPEEMIKEAWQAHAVAPGKIILKIPCNLNGLKVVSQMSSQVTCAVTTLFSAQQGWLAALAGARYVIPYVSRTERLGGNPLELVENLSLLYLEKSLPTEILAASVKTPAQALDTLLAGAHHLTIPLSLIKELAEHEWSVQAVDDFSKSASGMKSVPPTSPSLSENVRVPFEMLDYIIGKIQIEELFAANSQQDLKAYMAQRELEKLIEEEEITARLEALKKKLGK; this is encoded by the coding sequence GTGGCTCTTTATCTTGACTCAGCCAGCTTGAGTGATGCCCAAGAAGCGGCAAGCTATGGGTTCATAGCGGGAATCACCACTAACCCTACTTTGTTGGCAAAAGAGACCTCTACTCCCTTTGAGCATCTCAAAAAGATGACGGTTGTTTTTCCCGGACCGGTATTTTATCAGCTTATTGCTTCTACTCCCGAAGAGATGATTAAGGAAGCATGGCAAGCGCATGCGGTTGCGCCGGGCAAAATCATCCTGAAAATCCCCTGCAACCTCAACGGGTTGAAGGTAGTATCCCAAATGAGTTCGCAGGTTACATGCGCGGTTACTACGCTTTTCAGTGCGCAACAGGGTTGGTTGGCGGCTTTGGCAGGGGCGCGTTATGTGATACCTTATGTTAGCCGTACCGAAAGGCTCGGCGGCAACCCGCTAGAATTAGTCGAAAATCTGTCGCTGCTTTATCTAGAAAAATCATTACCCACCGAGATTCTGGCTGCCAGCGTTAAAACCCCGGCGCAAGCTTTGGATACGCTATTGGCAGGCGCACATCATCTGACTATCCCCTTGAGTCTGATAAAGGAGTTGGCGGAACACGAGTGGAGTGTGCAAGCGGTGGACGATTTTAGCAAGTCTGCCAGCGGTATGAAAAGCGTACCCCCCACTTCCCCATCGTTGAGCGAAAATGTGCGGGTGCCGTTTGAAATGCTAGATTATATTATCGGCAAAATTCAGATAGAAGAACTGTTTGCCGCAAATAGCCAGCAGGATTTAAAGGCTTATATGGCGCAACGCGAGTTGGAAAAACTGATTGAAGAAGAAGAAATTACGGCGCGGCTTGAGGCACTGAAGAAGAAGTTGGGTAAATAA
- the rplJ gene encoding 50S ribosomal protein L10, producing the protein MPTPKKAALTNDLSTLFEKSTIAILTEYRGMRVSEITNLRRKLLPTGTEYHVSKNTLARRAVKGLGWDGLDSVLTGPSAIAFVGTDLVKGVKELLNFQKDSKVFKIKLGILGGKVIDAAKLEDLTKLPTKEVLIAQLMGSLNAPASNLVSVLSQPPQQLVNAMSGVPRNLVNVLNQRKLQLEEQN; encoded by the coding sequence GTGCCTACACCGAAAAAAGCCGCATTGACAAATGATCTCTCTACGTTATTCGAGAAAAGTACCATTGCGATTTTGACCGAATATCGTGGTATGCGCGTGTCAGAAATTACTAACCTGCGCCGCAAACTGTTGCCCACCGGCACAGAATATCATGTTTCGAAAAACACTCTAGCGCGTCGTGCCGTCAAAGGATTGGGCTGGGATGGCTTGGATAGCGTCCTGACCGGACCGAGCGCGATTGCTTTTGTTGGAACTGATCTGGTAAAAGGCGTTAAGGAGTTACTCAATTTCCAGAAAGACTCCAAAGTCTTTAAGATAAAACTCGGAATTCTGGGTGGCAAGGTAATAGATGCTGCAAAGCTGGAAGACCTTACCAAACTACCTACCAAGGAAGTATTAATCGCCCAATTGATGGGCAGCCTGAATGCACCCGCCAGCAATTTGGTAAGCGTGCTGTCGCAGCCGCCCCAACAACTGGTTAACGCTATGTCAGGTGTCCCGCGCAACCTGGTTAACGTGCTGAATCAGCGCAAGTTGCAACTTGAAGAACAAAACTAA
- the secE gene encoding preprotein translocase subunit SecE: MADKSLLDDPSIEPPLVRFAKDSKEEMDKVEWPSRKETRNMTIVVIALSGVMAVVLGALDLILTGLYGLLRGLFNV; this comes from the coding sequence ATGGCAGACAAAAGCTTGCTAGATGACCCATCAATAGAACCACCTTTAGTTCGTTTTGCTAAAGATTCTAAAGAGGAGATGGATAAGGTAGAGTGGCCCAGCCGCAAGGAAACACGCAACATGACCATAGTGGTTATCGCGCTATCCGGCGTAATGGCAGTTGTACTCGGAGCGCTCGACCTGATTCTTACGGGATTGTACGGTTTGCTTAGAGGCTTGTTCAACGTCTAA
- a CDS encoding GNAT family N-acetyltransferase — protein sequence MPDKNLQITLATLPDAAAIRDTLEQARAWMASLGENHWPVPFQPEWIESKVSAGEFWVVRLDGQIAGEFRLIHYDPDFWGEDDGDCLYFHTFSIRREFAGLKLGSQVLDWLKGYAVSLGKRYIRLDTPAENPILNVYYKKAGFSGVTQMSLRGIEWTLYQFELGAKA from the coding sequence TTGCCCGATAAGAATCTTCAAATTACGCTTGCCACTCTACCCGATGCCGCCGCAATCCGCGATACGCTGGAACAGGCACGCGCTTGGATGGCAAGCCTCGGAGAAAATCACTGGCCCGTGCCATTTCAGCCAGAGTGGATTGAGTCGAAGGTAAGCGCGGGTGAATTTTGGGTGGTGCGGCTGGATGGGCAAATTGCGGGTGAGTTTAGGCTCATCCATTATGACCCTGACTTCTGGGGCGAAGATGACGGCGATTGCCTGTACTTCCACACTTTCTCGATCAGGCGCGAATTTGCCGGACTAAAATTAGGTAGCCAAGTGCTGGATTGGCTTAAGGGCTACGCCGTTTCGCTAGGCAAGCGTTATATTCGGCTAGACACTCCCGCCGAAAACCCTATATTAAACGTCTACTATAAAAAGGCGGGTTTTAGCGGTGTGACGCAAATGTCTTTGCGCGGAATAGAATGGACGCTATACCAGTTTGAGCTTGGCGCCAAAGCCTAA